AGCTGTTCGCGCAGGGACTCTTTGAGGGCAGCATCCTGCTGCAGTTTCTGGCCGTCTTCTGTCTGCACATAGAAGGCATCGAACATCCGCTCGCCGAACGAGCCGACATGCGCCGAGTGGATCGAAATGCCGGAATCGGCCAGGCAGTTCGCCACATCGTAGAGCAGCGCCGGCCGGTCGCGCCCGGCAATGTCGATGACCGTGTGGTCGGCTGAAAGGTCGTCCCGGATCTGCACCGAAGGATGCACCAGGAAGGCCGCTTGCCGTCGGCCCAGGCGCTCGCGCACCGACATGTCGACAGGCTCTCCGGCCAGCACCTTGTGCAGATCCGCCTGCAGCCGCTCGAGCCGGGCCGGGTCGTCCTTGCCGAACGGCTTGTCCTGAATGTCGTGCAGCATGAAGACGTCGATGATGCCGCCTTCGCGGCTGGTATAGACCTGCGCCGCGATAATGTTCGCGCCGTTGTGGGCAATCGTCCCGGCAAGGTCTGCGAACAGGCCGGGCCGGTCTTCGCCTGAGACGAACAAGGCCATCGCCCCGCCTGCCAGGGACAGGCGGTGATGGACCTGGTTGCCGCCGCCATTCAGGGCCTGCGCATGCCAGGCGAGATCGTCGATGTCGAAGCCGGTCCAGTAAGCCGTCTCCATTGCGAGCATCAGCGGAGGCACCATGCCCAGCCGGTCGACCAGTTCATTCTGGCGGCGTTCGGCGCGGGCTTCGAGTTCGGCCTGCACGCCCGCCTCGTCGGTCCGTCCGCCGCGCAGCGCGGCCGCTGTGTTGTGGTAGAGGTCCGTCAGCAGCTGGCCTTTCCAGGCATTCCACACACCTGGACCGACGGCCTTGATGTCGGCAATCGTGAGAATGTAGAGCAACCGCAGCCGCTCCAGAGAACCAACCATTTCCGTAAATTTGGTCACGGTCCGCGGATCGGAAATATCCCGCTTCTGCGCCGTCTCGCTCATTTCCAGATGGTGGCCCACCAGCCAGGAGACGAGCTCCGTTTCGTCTTCCGACAGGCCGAGCCGTTCACAGGCTTTCCGGGCGGTCTTCATGCCGGCGATCTGCTGGTCGCCCTTCCCCTTGCCGGTGTCGTGCAACAGCATGGCGAGGTAGAGCGCCCGGCGGTTCTCGATCAGGTCGAACAGCTCGCCGACCAGTTTGATCGGGTGTTCATCGCGGCCATATTCCATCTCTGCGATGGCTTCCACGGCGCGGATCGTGTGCTCGTCGACCGTATAATGGTGATACATGTTGAACTGGGTCTGGGCGACGATGCCGCCAAATTCCGGGATCGCCCGCCCCAGAACCCCTGCTTCATTCATCCGGCGCAGGATACGGCCGGGATTATCCCCGCCCAGGATGGCGTCGAGGATCAGCGCCTGCGCTTCCGGCTTCTCGCGCGTCCGCTCGTTCAGGGCACGGAGCGCCCGGGTCAGCAGGCTCAGCGCGTGGGGGTGAATGTCCTTGCCTTCATCGCGCGCCACAATAAACAGGCGCAGCATGTTCAGCGGATCGGCCCGCATGGCCTTGTCGTCCTGAACATTGATCCGGCCATTATCGATAATGAAGCCCGGCTCATCCAGTTCCACCGGTCCGCGCACCGGCAGGAAGCGGCGCAGGCCTTCCGGCTTTTTCTTCTGGTCCGCTTCCAGTTTTGCCGCGAGAATCCGCGTCAGGCCGCCGACATCCTTGGTGACAAGGAAGTAGCGCTTCATGAAACGCTCGACGCCCTGCTGCCCGCGCCGGTCACGATAGCCCATGCGCGCCGCGATCTCCGGCTGCAGGTCGAAGCTGAGGCGCTCCTCTGCCCGGCCGGTAACGAAATGCAGGTGGCAACGTACCGTCCACAGGAAACGCGCCGCGCGGATGAAGACAGTATATTCATGGTCCGTGAACGGACCGGCCTGCATCACGTCTTCCAGCGTATGCCCGCCATAGGTCTGTTTGGCGATCCAGTAGAGCGTCTGCAGATCGCGCAATCCGCCC
This is a stretch of genomic DNA from Hyphomonas adhaerens MHS-3. It encodes these proteins:
- a CDS encoding [protein-PII] uridylyltransferase; its protein translation is MTLPPTKAPTLLETRSPLLRRPGKWRISNIIDGRALRVKLTAAALDNFGDPQAARKAALDLLHGAMFRGRMIAQERLQQGADGLDTARLLSAVQDEVISALYDFTTTHVHRARNPTEAERITIMATGGYGRGVMGPSSDTDLLFLRAYKVSPHTESVVEYMLYALWDMGLKVGNAFRTPSDCVKLSLEDVTIKTSLLDARYICGDEALAEEMLTAFHEGAVKGRDAQFIADKLAERDARHARQGDARYVVEPNLKEGKGGLRDLQTLYWIAKQTYGGHTLEDVMQAGPFTDHEYTVFIRAARFLWTVRCHLHFVTGRAEERLSFDLQPEIAARMGYRDRRGQQGVERFMKRYFLVTKDVGGLTRILAAKLEADQKKKPEGLRRFLPVRGPVELDEPGFIIDNGRINVQDDKAMRADPLNMLRLFIVARDEGKDIHPHALSLLTRALRALNERTREKPEAQALILDAILGGDNPGRILRRMNEAGVLGRAIPEFGGIVAQTQFNMYHHYTVDEHTIRAVEAIAEMEYGRDEHPIKLVGELFDLIENRRALYLAMLLHDTGKGKGDQQIAGMKTARKACERLGLSEDETELVSWLVGHHLEMSETAQKRDISDPRTVTKFTEMVGSLERLRLLYILTIADIKAVGPGVWNAWKGQLLTDLYHNTAAALRGGRTDEAGVQAELEARAERRQNELVDRLGMVPPLMLAMETAYWTGFDIDDLAWHAQALNGGGNQVHHRLSLAGGAMALFVSGEDRPGLFADLAGTIAHNGANIIAAQVYTSREGGIIDVFMLHDIQDKPFGKDDPARLERLQADLHKVLAGEPVDMSVRERLGRRQAAFLVHPSVQIRDDLSADHTVIDIAGRDRPALLYDVANCLADSGISIHSAHVGSFGERMFDAFYVQTEDGQKLQQDAALKESLREQLLDVLGRHEPDAPHTPARKLRRSRAVDSF